In the genome of Osmerus mordax isolate fOsmMor3 chromosome 15, fOsmMor3.pri, whole genome shotgun sequence, one region contains:
- the LOC136957361 gene encoding myosin-7-like, with the protein MGDALMAEFGAAAPFLRKSDKERLEAQTRYFDMKKNCFVPDPEVEYVRALISSRDGDKVTVETEYGKTTTHKEDDIHPQNPPKFDKIEDMAMFTFLHEPAVLFNLKERYAAWMIYTYSGLFCVTVNPYKWLPVYDQSVVNAYRGKKRSEAPPHIFSISDNAYQYMLSDRENQSVLITGESGAGKTVNTKRVIQYLASIAAVGGKKDAAQEKKGTLEDQIIQCNPALEAFGNAKTIRNDNSSRFGKFIRIHFGVSGKLSSADIETYLLEKSRVTFQLKAERDYHIFYQILSQQKPELLDMLLITTNPYDYAFISQGEITVTSIVDSDELVATDEAFDVLGFTQEEKNGIYKMIGSIMHMGNMKFKNKQREEQAEPDGTEDTDKVAYLMGLNSADLIKGLCHPRVKVGNEWVTKGQSVQQVYYSIGALSKSVYEKMFLWMVVKINQTLDTKNARQHYIGVLDIAGFEIFDFNTFEQLCINFTNEKLQQFFNHHMFVLEQEEYKKEGIVWVFIDFGMDLAACIELIEKPMGIMSILEEECMFPKASDATFKSKLYDNHLGKNPNFQKPRIVKGRPEAHFSLVHYAGIVDYNIGNWLVKNKDPLNETVVGLFQKSNLKMLAVLFTGYAGADAAAESGGGKKKKGSSFQTVSALHRENLNKLMTNLRSTHPHFVRCLIPNETKTPGAMENPLVMHQLRCNGVLEGIRICRKGFPNRIQYGDFKQRYRILNPNVIPEGAFMDNKKAAEKLLGSLDIDHEEYRLGHTKVFFKAGLLGVLEEMRDDRLSLIITGLQSRARGVLARIEFQKIVDRRDALLVIQWNIRAFMGVKNWPWMKMFFKIKPLLVSAETEKEMANMKEEFLKLKEAYAKSEARRKELEEKMVSLVQEKNDLNLQVQTEQDSLGDAEERCEGLIKSKIQLEAKSKELTERLEDEEEMNAELTAKKRKLEDECSELKKDIDDLELTLAKVEKEKHATENKVKNLTEEMAALDEIIAKLTKEKKALQEAHQQTLDDLQSEEDKVNSLTKAKTKLEQQVDDLEGSLEQEKKVRMDLERAKRKLEGDLKLTQESLMDLENDKQQMEEKLKKKDFEISQLSSKIEDEQAMSAQLQKKLKELQARIEELEEELEAERAARAKVEKQRADLSRELEEISERLEEAGGATAAQIEMNKKREAEFQKVRRDLEEATLQHEATAATLRKKNADSVADLGEQIDNLQRVKQKLEKEKSELRLELDDVVSNMEQIVKSKTNSEKMCRTLEDQMTEYRTKSEEGQRSINDFTMQKAKLQTENGELARQMEEKDSLVSQLTRGKQSNVQQIEDLKRQLEEEIKAKNALAHAVQSARHDSELLREQYEEEQEAKAELQRSMSKANSEVAQWRTKYETDAIQKTEELEEAKKKLAQRLQDAEEAVEAVNAKCSSLDKTKHRLQNEIEDLMVDVERSNAAAAVLDKKQRNFDKVLAEWKQKYEESQTELESAQKEARSLSTELFKLKNSYEESLDHLETMKRENKNLQEEISDLTEQLGEGGKTVHELEKIRKQLEQEKAEIQTALEEAEGSLEHEEGKILRAQLEFNQVKADIERKLVEKDEEMEMAKRNQQRVVDTLQSSLESETRSRNEALRLKKKMEGDLNEMEIQLSQANRQAAEAQKQLKGLHAHMKDSQLQLDDALRSNDDLKENIAIVERRSNLLQAELDELRSMVEQTERGRKLAEQELLDVSERVQLLHSQNTSLLNQKKKLEGDTSQLQNEVEEAVQECRNAEEKAKKAITDAAMMAEELKKEQDTSAHLERMKKNMEQTIKDLQHRLDEAEQIAMKGGKKQVQKLEARVRELETEVELEQRKSSDSVKGVRKYERRIKELTYQTEEDRKNLSRLQDLVDKLQLKVKSFKRTAEEAEEQSNSNMGKFRKIQHELDEAEERADIAESQVNKMRSKSRDVGSKKGHDEE; encoded by the exons ATGGGGGACGCCTTGATGGCAGAGTTTGGGGCAGCAGCTCCTTTTCTGAGGAAGTCAGACAAGGAACGTCTGGAGGCCCAGACTCGTTATTTTGACATGAAGAAGAACTGCTTTGTGCCTGACCCAGAGGTTGAGTACGTCAGGGCACTTATAAGCAGTAGAGATGGGGACAAAGTCACTGTTGAAACTGAGTATGGGAAG ACAACAACTCATAAGGAGGATGACATCCATCCCCAGAACCCGCCAAAGTTTGATAAAATTGAGGACATGGCGATGTTCACCTTCCTGCACGAGCCTGCTGTGCTGTTTAACCTCAAAGAGCGTTATGCAGCCTGGATGATCTAC acCTACTCAGGACTGTTCTGTGTGACTGTCAACCCCTACAAGTGGCTGCCAGTGTACGATCAGTCAGTTGTCAATGCTTACAGAGGCAAGAAGAGGAGTGAAGCTCCTCCTCacatcttctccatctctgacaATGCCTACCAGTACATGCTGTCAG ACAGGGAAAATCAATCTGTACTGATCAC TGGAGAATCCGGTGCAGGAAAGACTGTGAACACCAAGAGAGTCATCCAGTACTTGGCCAGCATTGCAGCTGTTGGTGGAAAGAAGGATGCCGCACAGGAGAAAAAG GGCACCCTGGAGGATCAAATCATCCAGTGTAACCCTGCCCTGGAGGCTTTTGGTAATGCCAAGACCATCAGAAATGACAACTCCTCCAGATTC GGAAAATTCATCAGAATTCATTTTGGAGTGAGTGGGAAGCTTTCATCCGCAGACATTGAAACTT ATCTCCTGGAGAAGTCACGTGTCACTTTCCAGCTCAAGGCTGAGAGAGACTACCACATCTTCTACCAGATCCTGTCTCAACAGAAGCCAGAACTGTTGG ATATGCTGCTTATCACCACCAACCCCTATGATTACGCCTTCATCTCCCAAGGAGAGATTACTGTAACATCCATTGTTGATTCTGATGAGCTGGTTGCTACTGAT GAAGCCTTCGATGTGCTGGGGTTCACCCAAGAGGAAAAGAACGGCATTTACAAGATGATTGGTTCCATCATGCACATGGGCAACATGAAGTTCAAGAACAAGCAGAGGGAAGAGCAGGCAGAGCCAGATGGCACTGAGG ATACCGACAAAGTGGCGTACCTGATGGGCTTGAACTCTGCTGACCTGATCAAGGGTCTCTGCCACCCAAGGGTCAAAGTAGGAAACGAGTGGGTCACCAAAGGTCAAAGTGTCCAGCAG GTGTACTACTCCATTGGTGCTCTGTCCAAGTCTGTGTATGAGAAGATGTTCCTGTGGATGGTGGTGAAAATCAACCAAACCCTGGACACCAAAAATGCACGCCAGCATTACATTGGTGTGCTGGACATTGCTGgctttgagatttttgat TTCAACACCTTTGAACAGCTGTGCATCAACTTCACTAATGAGAAGCTGCAGCAGTTCTTCAATCACCACATGTTTGTGCTGGAGCAAGAAGAGTACAAGAAAGAAGGAATTGTTTGGGTGTTCATTGACTTTGGCATGGACTTGGCAGCCTGCATTGAGCTTATCGAGAAG CCCATGGGTATCATGTCCATCCTTGAAGAGGAGTGCATGTTCCCCAAAGCCAGTGATGCTACATTCAAGTCCAAGCTGTATGACAACCACCTGGGCAAAAACCCCAACTTCCAGAAGCCCAGGATTGTGAAAGGTCGACCAGAGGCCCATTTCTCCCTGGTTCACTATGCTGGTATCGTTGACTACAACATTGGTAACTGGCTGGTGAAGAACAAGGACCCTCTGAATGAGACTGTGGTCGGACTCTTCCAGAAATCAAATCTTAAGATGTTGGCTGTTCTCTTTACTGGATATGCTGGTGCTGACGCTGCtg CTGAGtctggaggaggaaagaagaagaaaggctCCTCTTTCCAGACAGTGTCTGCTTTGCACagg GAGAACCTGAACAAACTCATGACCAACTTGAGGTCTACTCACCCCCACTTTGTGCGTTGCCTCATCCCCAACGAGACCAAGACTCCTGGGGCCATGGAGAACCCTCTGGTCATGCACCAGCTGCGCTGTAACGGTGTGCTGGAAGGCATCAGAATCTGCAGGAAGGGATTCCCCAACAGGATTCAGTATGGTGACTTCAAACAAAG ATACCGCATCCTAAACCCAAATGTTATCCCTGAGGGAGCGTTTATGGACAACAAGAAGGCAGCAGAAAAACTGCTGGGTAGTCTGGACATTGACCACGAGGAGTATAGATTAGGACACACTAAG GTGTTCTTCAAGGCTGGTCTGCTGGGTGTtctagaggagatgagagacgaCCGTCTCTCTCTTATCATCACAGGGCTCCAGTCCAGAGCACGTGGTGTACTAGCCAGAATTGAGTTCCAGAAAATTGTAGATCGCAG GGATGCCCTGCTTGTGATCCAGTGGAACATCCGTGCCTTCATGGGGGTCAAGAATTGGCCCTGGATGAAGATGTTCTTCAAGATCAAACCTCTGCTTGTCTCAGCCgagactgagaaagagatgGCCAACATGAAGGAAGAATTCCTGAAGCTTAAAGAAGCTTATGCTAAATCTGAAGCCCGTAGGAAGGAGCTGGAAGAGAAAATGGTCTCCCTTGTCCAGGAGAAGAATGACCTCAACCTCCAAGTCCAAACT GAACAAGACAGTCTGGGAGATGCtgaggagaggtgtgagggATTGATCAAGAGCAAGATCCAGCTTGAGGCCAAATCCAAGGAGCTGACTGAAAgactggaggatgaggaggagatgaatgCAGAGCTTACTGCtaagaagaggaagctggaggatgagTGTTCAGAACTCAAGAAAGACATTGATGATCTGGAACTCACTCTGGccaaagtggagaaggagaagcatgCCACGGAGAACAAG GTTAAAAACCTGACTGAGGAGATGGCAGCTCTGGATGAAATCATCGCCAAGCTGACCAAGGAGAAGAAAGCTCTCCAGGAGGCTCACCAGCAGACACTGGACGACCTTCAGAGTGAGGAAGACAAAGTCAACTCTCTGACCAAGGCCAAAACCAAGCTGGAACAGCAGGTTGATGAT CTTGAAGGTTCCCTGGAGCAAGAGAAGAAGGTAAGAATGGACCTTGAGAGAGccaagaggaagctggagggagacctgaagtTGACCCAGGAGAGCCTAATGGACCTGGAGAACGACAAAcagcagatggaggagaaactgaaGAA GAAGGACTTTGAGATAAGTCAACTCAGCAGCAAGATTGAGGATGAGCAGGCCATGAGTGCACAGCTTCAGAAGAAACTGAAGGAGCTGCAG GCCCGTATTGAGGAGCTTGAGGAAGAGCTGGAGGCTGAGAGAGCTGCCCGTGCCAAGGTTGAGAAGCAGAGGGCAGACTTGTCCAGAGAGTTGGAGGAGAtcagtgagaggctggaggaggctggtggagCCACTGCTGCCCAGATTGAGATGAACaagaagagggaggcagagttcCAGAAGGTGCGCAGAGACCTTGAAGAGGCTACTCTGCAGCATGAGGCTACAGCTGCCACTCTGAGGAAGAAGAATGCAGACAGTGTGGCCGACCTGGGGGAGCAGATTGACAACCTTCAGAGAGTGAagcagaagctggagaaggagaagagtgagctcaggctggagctggacgatgTGGTCTCCAACATGGAGCAGATTGTCAAGTCCAAA ACAAACTCTGAGAAAATGTGCAGAACCCTTGAAGATCAGATGACTGAATACAGGACTAAATCTGAGGAGGGACAGCGATCCATCAATGATTTCACCATGCAGAAAGCAAAGCTTCAAACTGAAAATG GTGAACTTGCTAGGCAAATGGAGGAGAAGGACTCCCTGGTTTCCCAACTGACCAGAGGAAAACAGTCTAATGTTCAGCAGATTGAGGATCTCAAAAGACAACTGGAGGAGGAAATCAAG GCAAAGAATGCTCTAGCCCATGCAGTGCAGTCTGCTCGCCATGACTCAGAGCTGCTGAGGGAGCAgtatgaggaggagcaggaggccaagGCTGAGCTGCAGCGCAGCATGTCCAAGGCTAACTCTGAGGTGGCTCAGTGGAGAACCAAGTATGAAACTGATGCCATCCAGAAGaccgaggagctggaagaggccaA GAAGAAGCTGGCTCAGCGTCTGCAAGATGCAGAAGAGGCTGTGGAAGCTGTCAATGCTAAATGTTCCTCCCTGGATAAGACTAAACACAGACTCCAGAATGAGATTGAAGATCTCATGGTGGATGTGGAGAGATccaatgctgctgctgctgttctggACAAGAAGCAAAGAAACTTTGACAAG GTCCTGGCAGAGTGGAAGCAGAAGTATGAGGAGTCCCAGACTGAGCTGGAAAGCGCCCAGAAGGAGGCCAGATCCCTCAGCACTGAGCTGTTCAAACTGAAGAACTCCTATGAAGAGTCTCTGGATCATCTGGAGACCATGAAGAGGGAGAACAAGAACCTCCAAG AGGAAATTTCTGACCTGACTGAGCAACTTGGTGAGGGTGGAAAGACCGTCCATGAGTTGGAGAAGATTCGTAaacagctggagcaggagaaggctGAGATCCAGACTGCTCTGGAGGAAGCTGAG GGCTCCCTGGAGCACGAGGAAGGCAAGATTCTCAGAGCTCAGCTGGAGTTCAATCAGGTCAAAGCTGACATTGAGCGCAAACTggtggagaaggatgaggagatggaaatggccaagagaaaccagcagagagtggtggataccCTGCAAAGTTCCCTGGAGTCTGAGACTCGCAGCAGGAACGAGGCTCTCAGGctgaagaagaagatggagggagacctcaATGAGATGGAGATCCAGCTCAGCCAGGCCAATAGGCAGGCAGCCGAGGCCCAGAAGCAACTCAAGGGCCTCCATGCACATATGAAG GACTCCCAACTGCAGCTGGATGATGCTCTTCGTAGCAATGATGATCTGAAGGAGAACATTGCCATTGTGGAGAGACGTAGCAATCTGCTGCAGGCTGAACTGGATGAGCTGAGGTCCATGGTGGAGCAGACTGAGAGAGGCCGCAAACTGGCTGAGCAGGAACTGCTGGATGTCAGTGAGAGGGTTCAGCTGCTACACTCTCAG AACACCAGCCTGCTGAACCAGAAGAAGAAGCTAGAGGGTGACACTTCCCAGCTTCAGAATGAAGTGGAGGAGGCTGTGCAGGAGTGCAGGAATGCTGAGGAGAAAGCCAAGAAGGCCATCACTGATGCTGCCATGATGgcagaggagctgaagaaggagcaggacacCAGTGCTCACCTGGAGCGCATGAAGAAGAACATGGAGCAGACCAtcaaggacctgcagcaccgTCTGGATGAAGCTGAGCAAATCGCCATGAAGGGTGGCAAGAAGCAGGTCCAGAAgctggaggccagg GTGAGGGAGCTGGAAACAGAGGTGGAGTTGGAGCAGAGGAAGAGCAGTGATTCAGTGAAAGGAGTCCGTAAATATGAGAGACGCATCAAGGAGCTCACCTACCAG ACTGAGGAGGACCGTAAGAACTTGAGCCGTCTGCAAGACCTGGTGGACAAACTGCAGCTGAAGGTCAAGTCCTTCAAGAGAACTGCAGAGGAGGCT GAGGAACAGTCCAACTCTAATATGGGCAAGTTCCGTAAAATTCAGCATGAGCTGGatgaagcagaggagagggctgaCATTGCTGAGTCCCAGGTCAACAAGATGAGAAGCAAGAGTCGTGATGTAGGATCAAAG AAAGGACATGATGAAGAGTGA